From one Phocaeicola salanitronis DSM 18170 genomic stretch:
- the tssD gene encoding type VI secretion system tube protein TssD has translation MIYQAILKIKGKEIPLLYYSYQCHLRHCDDSNLGRIIQLHIEACEKTGNREYLPVEGDLIMLMFECSGDEQLFYDWLNEGNMHYGEIHFIYNESEVVDIFRFGDCFCLKIEESMSAVNSPMVMTVYLSPGIIKRNNLEAREKEWKVSENLTHINFNAIESDEFLMRNNKTTNSVSNQRQKQELEEQELKTQSKEAWKRAEKINLLLPPSNRGKTICSDGIVTVSGYSKERVSKKFRKQVPNFVDVPVLSVIEEALKLNHKLHENSSLDNGLPGSSSASHAEKQMLVIQNTDIAIGVNRKMCDCCKKFIQKLSNEINKTIYITTPPGLTEIYTPSKNDEDESVIDND, from the coding sequence ATGATTTATCAGGCAATATTGAAAATAAAAGGCAAAGAGATACCGTTGCTCTATTACAGCTACCAGTGTCATCTCCGGCACTGTGACGATTCGAATTTGGGGCGAATCATACAGCTGCATATTGAGGCTTGTGAAAAGACCGGTAATAGAGAATACTTACCAGTTGAAGGAGACCTGATCATGCTCATGTTTGAATGCAGCGGTGACGAGCAGCTCTTTTATGACTGGTTGAATGAAGGAAACATGCACTACGGAGAAATCCATTTCATCTATAACGAAAGTGAGGTTGTGGACATTTTCCGGTTTGGGGACTGCTTCTGCTTGAAGATAGAGGAAAGCATGAGTGCCGTGAACTCTCCGATGGTGATGACCGTGTATCTGTCACCGGGGATTATCAAGAGGAATAATCTGGAGGCGAGGGAGAAGGAATGGAAGGTGTCGGAAAATTTAACACATATAAATTTCAATGCCATTGAAAGTGATGAATTTCTGATGCGTAATAATAAAACGACAAATTCAGTATCAAATCAAAGACAAAAACAAGAATTAGAAGAGCAAGAGTTAAAGACTCAATCTAAAGAGGCTTGGAAAAGAGCTGAAAAAATAAACCTACTATTGCCTCCGAGTAATAGGGGAAAAACTATATGTTCTGATGGAATAGTTACAGTTAGCGGATATAGCAAAGAAAGGGTCAGTAAAAAATTTAGAAAGCAGGTCCCTAATTTTGTTGATGTTCCTGTTTTATCAGTTATAGAAGAAGCTCTAAAATTAAACCATAAATTACATGAAAATTCTTCTTTAGATAATGGACTACCTGGTAGTAGTAGTGCATCGCATGCAGAAAAACAAATGCTTGTGATACAAAATACAGATATTGCGATTGGTGTAAACAGAAAAATGTGTGATTGTTGTAAGAAATTTATACAAAAACTATCTAACGAAATAAATAAAACTATATATATAACCACTCCTCCTGGGCTAACAGAGATATATACTCCTTCAAAAAATGATGAAGATGAAAGTGTTATAGATAATGATTAA
- a CDS encoding Imm5 family immunity protein: MDIEKDLILLNDEINKNANGHLSLNSRVQLMRKINSSNIINKIYYTCAIKIVQMNVSVFENDIFNDILLKSKDFLYNNKYSKSYFGEIYDKYKNFLNNFDAIGWILLSLCKNIETDVSFIWDMDDYTDDDVYDFEVWTPDFLAEIIFSGGSPFVNNDINSVEERKKYWLWYIQMVRGILKNPDVEYLILPSYEKREHLISIPFRHQLHLVSANGRISFDDIENIILSQIPDEIKWNYINVEFVSCTSSMLNVFSSTGEKIRIRHMNVVDICREFRLKRKEMYMQYPKEGAWFSLKMVIEKNYSYKLEFNYDNFNEIPAYFQELDWIFNFYCKFPRSKEYTPEWLRKIIGNKGKYLED, translated from the coding sequence ATGGACATAGAAAAAGATTTGATTTTGTTGAATGACGAAATTAATAAAAATGCAAATGGGCATTTATCATTAAATAGTCGGGTTCAATTGATGCGAAAAATTAATAGCAGCAATATTATTAATAAAATTTATTATACATGCGCTATTAAAATAGTTCAAATGAATGTTAGTGTATTCGAAAATGATATATTTAATGATATATTGTTAAAATCTAAAGATTTTTTATATAATAACAAATACAGTAAATCATATTTTGGAGAAATATATGATAAGTATAAAAATTTTCTTAATAATTTTGATGCCATTGGTTGGATATTGTTGTCGTTGTGTAAAAATATAGAAACAGATGTGTCCTTTATTTGGGATATGGATGATTATACTGATGATGATGTTTATGATTTTGAAGTTTGGACTCCTGATTTTTTGGCTGAAATTATATTTTCAGGGGGAAGCCCTTTTGTCAATAATGACATCAATTCTGTAGAAGAAAGAAAAAAATATTGGCTTTGGTATATACAAATGGTAAGGGGAATTTTAAAAAATCCTGATGTTGAGTATTTGATATTACCATCATATGAAAAAAGAGAACATTTAATTAGTATACCTTTTCGTCATCAGTTGCATTTAGTAAGTGCGAATGGGAGAATATCTTTTGATGATATTGAAAATATTATTTTGTCACAGATTCCTGATGAAATAAAATGGAACTATATAAATGTCGAATTTGTTTCATGTACTAGTAGTATGTTAAATGTATTTTCTTCTACAGGAGAAAAGATTAGGATTAGACATATGAATGTTGTTGATATATGCAGGGAATTCAGATTGAAAAGAAAAGAAATGTATATGCAATATCCTAAGGAAGGAGCATGGTTTTCCTTGAAAATGGTTATTGAAAAGAATTATTCTTATAAATTGGAATTTAATTATGATAATTTCAACGAGATACCTGCTTATTTTCAAGAATTAGATTGGATTTTCAATTTTTATTGTAAGTTCCCGCGAAGTAAAGAATATACACCAGAATGGTTAAGAAAAATAATAGGTAATAAAGGTAAATATTTGGAGGATTAA